Proteins co-encoded in one Vibrio aquimaris genomic window:
- the cdd gene encoding cytidine deaminase, with protein sequence MRSRIEHALAETPASIADFLSPILLAENFDATLSTEQYSKLMDLSGLADQDLRVALLPFAAAYAHASISNFYVGAIARGLSGRLYFGANLEISGTQLGQTVHAEQSAISHAWMKGEKGILDITINFSPCGHCRQFMNELITADRLMIQLPALSEKPLHSYLPDSFGPADLGVTSGLMADTDHQLVSEHNDEMIASAVAALNKSYAPYTKNHSGVSIKIKDGKIYQGAYAENAAFNPSLPPLQVALCQLLLDGKSFSQIESVALAEKLDGSCSHLDTTQSTLDTIDPDIPLSYISL encoded by the coding sequence ATGAGAAGCCGCATTGAACATGCACTGGCAGAAACACCTGCAAGCATCGCAGACTTCCTATCTCCTATTCTATTGGCTGAAAACTTTGATGCTACTCTATCAACAGAACAATATTCTAAGCTTATGGATTTATCAGGGCTTGCTGATCAAGACTTGAGAGTCGCTTTACTCCCTTTTGCCGCTGCCTATGCTCATGCTTCGATATCAAATTTTTATGTTGGCGCGATTGCTCGAGGCTTATCTGGACGTTTATATTTCGGCGCAAACCTTGAAATTTCAGGAACTCAACTTGGCCAGACCGTACACGCTGAACAATCTGCCATCAGCCATGCATGGATGAAGGGTGAGAAAGGCATTTTAGATATCACCATTAACTTTAGCCCGTGCGGTCATTGCCGCCAGTTTATGAATGAACTGATCACCGCTGATAGGCTTATGATTCAGCTACCAGCTCTCAGTGAGAAACCACTTCACAGCTATTTGCCAGATTCTTTTGGTCCCGCAGATCTTGGCGTGACTTCTGGTTTAATGGCTGACACTGATCACCAACTTGTATCTGAACACAATGATGAAATGATTGCATCGGCGGTTGCTGCGCTAAATAAAAGCTACGCACCATACACAAAGAATCATAGTGGAGTCAGCATCAAGATCAAAGATGGCAAAATTTACCAAGGTGCCTACGCTGAGAATGCCGCTTTCAATCCTAGCTTGCCCCCGCTTCAAGTCGCTCTTTGTCAGCTCCTACTAGATGGAAAGTCGTTTAGTCAGATAGAATCCGTTGCATTGGCAGAAAAACTGGATGGTTCGTGCAGTCATTTAGATACGACACAATCTACTTTGGACACTATCGATCCCGACATTCCATTAAGCTATATAAGCCTTTAA
- a CDS encoding CidB/LrgB family autolysis modulator translates to MWLILTLIVFFSARWISQKLRNPLMNPLLISLVVIIPCLIYFNVPFDTYYEGNQWINYLLQPAVVALAYPLYEQLPQIRSNWRIIMLSCIVGSAMSMFTTTLIASYLKADLSLVASLLGKSVTTPIAMEISSHLGGEPSIAAILVMLAGLFGAICAYPIYELLNITHPIAKGLTMGTVSHALGTATCAEKDGQDAAFSSLALVLSGVITSIISPVFFALAIWLAA, encoded by the coding sequence ATGTGGCTAATCTTAACCTTGATCGTATTTTTCTCAGCCCGATGGATTAGCCAAAAGCTAAGAAATCCATTGATGAACCCACTATTGATCAGTCTTGTTGTTATCATACCTTGCCTTATTTATTTCAATGTGCCTTTTGATACTTACTATGAAGGCAATCAATGGATTAACTATCTACTTCAACCTGCTGTAGTCGCACTCGCTTACCCTTTATATGAGCAGCTACCTCAGATACGTTCTAATTGGCGTATTATTATGCTGTCATGTATTGTTGGCAGCGCTATGTCTATGTTTACGACTACGCTTATTGCTTCCTACCTGAAAGCTGATCTGAGTCTAGTTGCCAGTTTACTTGGCAAATCAGTCACCACTCCTATCGCAATGGAAATTTCAAGTCATCTTGGTGGAGAGCCATCTATCGCCGCGATCTTAGTTATGTTAGCGGGTTTATTTGGAGCCATTTGTGCCTACCCCATCTATGAGCTTCTTAACATTACTCACCCTATTGCGAAAGGGCTTACAATGGGCACGGTATCTCATGCACTTGGCACCGCAACCTGCGCTGAAAAAGATGGTCAGGATGCCGCTTTTAGTTCCCTAGCCTTGGTTCTATCGGGTGTCATAACATCTATTATCTCACCGGTATTTTTTGCACTAGCGATATGGCTAGCGGCATAG